A window of Candidatus Binatia bacterium genomic DNA:
GGCCGCGGCGTCACGCGGCCACGCTACCAGGGCGCTCGGTCGTGGACGAGAGACTTTCCGCGTCGCGCGCGGCATTCAGGGGCGAGGCGTCAGCCCGAGCTCGCGAAGATCCCCGACGGGCCGTTGCGAACCGTGAGTGATCGCAAGCACAGAAATCAAGTCGTGTGTGCGGTCGAGCCGCGGCGCAGCCACAGCACGCCGAGCACGACCGCCACGAGCCCGGCAAGGAGGAACAGCCGTCGGTACGCGTGCATCACGGCGGCGAGCTGGCCGAGGTGCTCTTCGAGCAGGACCGGACCGAGCGACCACGTGACGGCCCACGCCACCGCCCCGAGCACGTTCCAGGCGAAGAACGTGCCGCTCGGCATGTCGAGCGAACCGGCGACGATCCCCGCGAGCTGCCGCGTGCCGTCGACGAAGCGTCCGAAGGCGACCAGCACCCCGCCGCGGCGCTGGAAGAGCTTCTCCATCCGCTCGAGACGTGGCCCCGCGCCGATCTTGTCGAGGATGCGCCGTCCGCCCACGCGCCCGAGCCAGAAGCCGACCAGGTTCCCCGCCGCCGACGCGAGCACCGCGACGACGAGCAGGGCGGTGACCGAGAGCTCGCCGCGCGCGGCGAGCAGCGCGCCGGCGATCAGAAGCGTCTGCCCGGGCGCCGGGATGCCGAAGCCCTCGACGAAGATCGCGAGGAACACGGCTGCGTAGCCGTACTCGGCAAGCAGCGGCTCGACCGATGCCAGGTGGTGCGCGAGGTGGTGCACGGCGCCGGGATACGGCGTCGCGCGCGCGCTGTCCAACGTGGCCGACGTCCGCGCGCGAACGGGTATGGACATATGTACGAACGGCATGTACATCCGTCCAACATGGGCGTGCCGGCGAGAGTGGGCGACGAGCTGCCGCAGTCCGAGCGCAAGCGGCGCGCGATCCTCGACGCCGTGCTGCGTGTCGTCGCCGAGGGCGGCGTCGACGCGGTGACGCACCGTCGCGTCGCGGCGGAAGCCGACGTCCCGCTCGGCTCGACGACCTACTACTTCGCCTCGCGCGACGACCTGCTGCGCGA
This region includes:
- a CDS encoding DedA family protein, whose protein sequence is MDSARATPYPGAVHHLAHHLASVEPLLAEYGYAAVFLAIFVEGFGIPAPGQTLLIAGALLAARGELSVTALLVVAVLASAAGNLVGFWLGRVGGRRILDKIGAGPRLERMEKLFQRRGGVLVAFGRFVDGTRQLAGIVAGSLDMPSGTFFAWNVLGAVAWAVTWSLGPVLLEEHLGQLAAVMHAYRRLFLLAGLVAVVLGVLWLRRGSTAHTT